From the genome of Symphalangus syndactylus isolate Jambi chromosome 7, NHGRI_mSymSyn1-v2.1_pri, whole genome shotgun sequence, one region includes:
- the TCOF1 gene encoding treacle protein isoform X6, protein MAEARKRRELLPLIYHHLLRAGYVRAAREVKEQSGQKCFLAQPVTLLDIYTHWQQTSELGRKRKAEEDAALQAKKTRVSDPISTSESSEEEEEAEAETAKATPRLASTNSSVLGADLPSSMKEKAKAGTEKAGKTGNSMPHPATGKTVANLLSGKSPRKSAEPSANTTLVSETEEEGSVPAFGAAAKPGMVSAGQADSSSEDTSSSSDETDVEGKPSVKPAQVKASSVSTKESPARKAAPAPGKMGDVTPQVKGGALPPAKRAKKPEEESESSEEGSESEEEAPAGTPSQVKASEKILQVRAASAPAKGTPGKGATPAPPGKAGKPEEDSESSSEESSDSEEETPAAKALLQAKASGKTSQVGAASAPAKESPRKGAAPAPPGKTGPAVAKAQAGKREEDSQSSSEESDSEEAPPAQVRQRGGVESSHMPKPQHLHGCGHLCHIQLLSPHVHPPGSLPSSCFSLQAKPSGKAPQVRAASAPAKESPRKGAAPAPPRKTGPAAAQAQAGKQEEDSGSSSEESDSDREAPAAMNATQVKPLGKSPQVKPASTTGMGPLGKGAGPVPPGKVGPTTPSAQVGKWEEDSESSSEESSDSSDGEVPTAVAPAQEKSLGKILQAKPASSSAKGPPQKAGPVAIQVKAEKPMEDSESSEESSDSADGEEAPAAMTAPQAKPALKIPQTKACPKKTNTTASAKVAPVRVGTQAPRKAGAATSPAGSCPAVAGGTQRPAEDSSSSEESDSEEEKTGLAVTVGQAKSVGKGLQVKVASVPVKGSLGQGTAPVLPGKTGPAVTQVKAEMQEDSESSEEESDSEEATASPAQVKTSVKKTQAKANPAAARASSAKGTISAPGKVVTAAVQAKQRSPSKVKPPVRNPQNSTVLARGPASVPPVGKAVAAAAQAQTRPEEDSGSSEEESDSEEEAETPAQAKPSRKTPQIRAALAPAKESPRKGAAPTPPGKTGPSAAQAGKQDDSGSSSEESDSDGEAPAAVTSAQVIKPPLIFVDPNRSPAGPAATPAQAQAASTPRKARASESTARSSSSESEDENVIPATQCLTPGIRTNVVTMPTAHPRIAPKASMAGASSSKESSQISDGKKQEGPATQVSKKNPASLPLTQAALKVLAQKASEAQPPVASTQPSSGVDSAVGTLPATSPQSTSVQAKGTNKLRKPKLPEVQQATKAPGSSDDSEDSSDSSSGSEEDAEGPQGAKSAHTLVGPTPSRTETLVEETAAESSEDDVVAPSQSLLSGYMTPGITPANSQASKATPKLDSSPSVSSTLAAKDDPDGKQEAKPQQAAGMLSPKTGGKEAASGTTPQKSRKPKKGAGNPQASTLALQSNIAQCLLGQPWPLNEAQVQASVVKVLTELLEQERKKVVDTTKESSRKGWESRKRKLSGDHPAARTPRSKKKKKLGAGEGGEVSVSPEKTSTTSKGKAKRDKASGDVKEKKGKGSLGSQGAKDEPEEELQKGMGKVEGGDQSNPKGKKEKKKSDKRKKDKEKKEKKKKAKKASTKDSESPSQKKKKKKKKTAEQTV, encoded by the exons AAGTGTTTCCTGGCTCAGCCCGTAACCCTTCTGGACATCTATACACACTGGCAACA AACCTCAGAGCTTGGTCGGAAGCGGAAGGCAGAGGAAGATGCGGCACTGCAAGCTAAGAAGACCCGTGTGTCAGACCCCATCAGCACCTCGGAGAGCtcggaagaggaggaggaagcagaagCCGAAACCGCCAAAGCCA CCCCAAGACTAGCATCTACCAACTCCTCAGTCCTGGGGGCAGACTTGCCATCAAGCATGAAAGAAAAAGCCAAG GCAGGGACAGAGAAAGCCGGCAAGACTGGGAACTCCATGCCACACCCTGCCACTGGAAAGACGGTGGCCAACCTTCTTTCTGGGAAGTCTCCCAGGAAGTCAGCAGAGCCCTCAGCAAATACTACGTTGGTCTCAGAAACTGAGGAGGAGGGCAGTGTCCCGGCCTTTGGAGCTGCTGCCAAGCCTG GGATGGTGTCAGCGGGCCAGGCCGACAGCTCCAGCGAGGACACCTCCAGCTCCAGCGATGAGACAGACGTGGAG GGGAAACCCTCAGTAAAACCAGCCCAGGTCAAAGCCTCATCAGTTTCTACTAAGGAGTCTCCAGCAAGAAAGGCGGCCCCAGCCCCTGGGAAGATGGGGGATGTGACACCCCAGGTCAAAGGAGGGGCCCTGCCCCCAGCCAAGAGGGCCAAGAAGCCAGAAGAGGAGTCAGAGAGTAGTGAGGAGGGATCTGAAAGTGAGGAGGAGGCCCCTGCAGGGACACCAAGCCAG GTAAAGGCCTCTGAAAAAATTCTCCAGGTCAGAGCTGCCTCGGCCCCTGCCAAGGGGACCCCTGGGAAAGGGGCTACCCCAGCACCCCCTGGGAAGGCAGGGAAGCCAGAGGAGGACTCAGAGAGCAGCAGCGAGGAGTCATCTGACAGTGAGGAGGAGACGCCAGCTGCCAAGGCCCTGCTTCAG GCGAAGGCTTCAGGAAAAACCTCTCAGGTCGGAGCTGCCTCCGCCCCTGCCAAGGAGTCCCCCAGGAAAGGAGCTGCCCCAGCACCCCCTGGGAAGACAGGGCCTGCAGTTGCCAAGGCCCAGGCAGGGAAGCGGGAGGAGGACTCGCAGAGCAGCAGTGAGGAATCGGACAGTGAGGAGGCGCCGCCTGCTCAGGTGAGGCAAAGGGGAGGGGTGGAGAGTAGCCACATGCCTAAACCCCAGCACCTGCATGGGTGTGGCCACCTTTGCCACATCCAGCTCCTGTCTCCACACGTCCACCCTCCGGGCTCTCTCCCCTCATCCTGTTTCTCACTCCAGGCGAAGCCTTCAGGGAAGGCCCCCCAGGTCAGAGCTGCCTCGGCCCCTGCCAAGGAGTCCCCCAGGAAAGGGGCTGCCCCAGCACCTCCTAGGAAAACAGGGCCTGCAGCCGCCCAGGCCCAGGCGGGGAAGCAGGAGGAGGACTCAGGAAGCAGCAGCGAGGAGTCAGACAGTGACAGAGAGGCACCGGCAGCCATGAATGCAACTCAG GTGAAGCCCTTGGGGAAAAGCCCCCAGGTGAAACCTGCCTCCACCACGGGCATGGGGCCCTTGGGGAAAGGCGCCGGCCCAGTGCCACCTGGGAAGGTGGGGCCTACAACCCCCTCGGCCCAGGTGGGGAAGTGGGAGGAGGACTCAGAGAGCAGCAGTGAGGAGTCATCAGACAGCAGTGATGGAGAGGTGCCCACAGCTGTGGCCCCGGCTCAG GAAAAGTCCTTGGGGAAAATCCTCCAGGCCAAACCTGCCTCCAGTTCTGCCAAGGGGCCCCCTCAGAAGGCAGGGCCTGTAGCCATCCAGGTCAAGGCTGAAAAGCCCATGGAAGACTCGGAGAGCAGCGAGGAGTCGTCGGACAGCGCGGATGGTGAGGAGGCACCAGCAGCCATGACTGCACCTCAG GCAAAACCAGCTCTGAAAATTCCTCAGACCAAGGCCTGCCCAAAGAAAACCAATACCACTGCATCTGCCAAGGTCGCCCCTGTGCGAGTGGGCACCCAAGCCCCCCGGAAAGCAGGAGCTGCGACTTCTCCAGCAGGCTCGTGCCCAGCTGTGGCTGGGGGCACCCAGAGACCAGCAGAGGATTCTTCAAGCAGTGAGGAATCAGATAGTGAGGAAGAGAAGACAGGTCTTGCAGTAACCGTGGGACAG GCGAAGTCTGTGGGGAAAGGCCTCCAAGTGAAAGTGGCCTCAGTGCCTGTCAAGGGGTCCTTGGGGCAAGGGACTGCTCCAGTACTCCCTGGGAAGACGGGGCCTGCAGTCACCCAGGTGAAAGCTGAGATGCAGGAAGACTCTGAGAGCAGTGAGGAGGAATCAGACAGTGAGGAGGCAACTGCATCTCCAGCACAG GTGAAAACCTCAGTAAAGAAAACCCAGGCCAAAGCCAACCCAGCTGCCGCCAGAGCATCTTCAGCAAAAGGGACAATTTCAGCCCCTGGAAAAGTTGTCACTGCAGCTGTTCAAGCCAAACAGAGATCTCCATCCAAG GTGAAGCCACCAGTGAGAAACCCCCAGAACAGTACCGTCTTGGCGAGGGGCCCAGCATCTGTGCCACCTGTGGGGAAGGCCGTGGCTGCAGCAGCTCAGGCCCAGACAAGGCCAGAGGAGGACTCAGGGAGCAGTGAGGAGGAGTCAGACAGTGAGGAGGAGGCAGAGACGCCGGCTCAG GCGAAGCCTTCACGGAAGACCCCCCAGATCAGAGCTGCCTTGGCTCCTGCCAAGGAGTCCCCCAGGAAAGGGGCTGCCCCAACACCTCCTGGGAAGACAGGGCCTTCGGCTGCCCAGGCAGGGAAGCAGGATGACTCAGGAAGCAGCAGCGAGGAGTCAGACAGTGACGGGGAGGCACCAGCAGCTGTAACCTCTGCCCAG gtgATTAAACCCCCTCTGATTTTTGTCGACCCTAATCGTAGTCCAGCTGGCCCAGCTGCTACACCCGCACAAGCCCAGGCTGCGAGCACCCCGAGGAAGGCCCGAGCCTCGGAGAGCACAGCCAGGAGCTCCTCCTCCGAGAGCGAGGATGAGAATGTGATCCCCGCTACACAGTGCTTGACTCCTG GCATCAGAACCAATGTGGTGACCATGCCCACTGCCCACCCAAGAATAGCCCCCAAAGCCAGCATGGCTGGGGCCAGCAGCAGCAAGGAGTCCAGTCAGATATCAGATGGCAAGAAACAGGAGGGACCAGCAACTCAG GTGTCAAAGAAGAACCCAGCTTCCCTCCCACTGACCCAGGCTGCCCTGAAGGTCCTCGCCCAGAAAGCCAGTGAGGCTCAGCCTCCTGTTGCCAGCACCCAGCCTTCAAGTGGG GTTGACAGTGCTGTGGGAACACTCCCTGCAACAAGTCCCCAGAGCACCTCTGTCCAGGCCAAAGGGACCAACAAGCTCAGAAAAcctaagcttcctgaggtccaGCAGGCCACCAAAGCCCCTGGGAGCTCAGATGACAGTGAGGACAGCAGCGACAGCTCTTCAGGGAGTGAGGAAGATGCTGAAGGGCCCCAGGGGGCCAAGTCGGCCCACACGCTGG TAGGTCCCACCCCCTCCAGGACAGAGACCCTGGTGGAGGAGACCGCAGCAGAGTCCAGCGAGGATGATGTGGTGGCGCCATCCCAG TCTCTCCTCTCAGGTTATATGACCCCTGGAATAACCCCAGCCAATTCCCAGGCCTCAAAAGCCACTCCCAAGCTAGACTCCAGCCCCTCAGTTTCCTCTACTCTGGCCGCCAAAGATGACCCAGATGGCAAGCAGGAGGCAAAGCCCCAACAGGCAGCAGGCATGTTGTCCCCTAAAACAG GTGGAAAAGAGGCTGCTTCAGGCACCACACCTCAGAAGTCCCGGAAGCCCAAGAAAGGGGCTGGGAACCCCCAAGCCTCAACCCTGGCACTGCAAAGCAACATCGCCCAGTGCCTCCTGGGCCAACCCTGGCCCCTGAATGAGGCCCAGGTGCAGGCCTCAGTGGTGAAGGTCCTGACTGAGCTGCtggaacaggaaagaaagaaggtggTGGACACCACCAAGGAGAGCAGCAGGAAGGGCTGGGAGAGCCGCAAGCGGAAGCTATCGGGAGACCACCCGGCTGCCAGGACCCCCAGgagcaagaagaagaagaagctggGGGCCGGGGAAGGTGGGGAGGTCTCTGTTTCCCCAGAAAAGACCTCCACGACTTCCAAGGGAAAAGCAAAGAGAGACAAAGCGAGTGGTGATgtcaaagagaagaaagggaaggggtcTCTTGGCTCCCAAGGGGCCAAGGATGAGCCAGAAGAGGAGCTTCAGAAGGGGATGGGGAAGGTTGAAGGTGGAGATCAAAGCAACCCAAAGggcaagaaggagaagaagaaatccGACAAGA gaaaaaaagacaaagaaaaaaaagaaaagaagaagaaagcaaaaaaggCCTCAACCAAAGATTCTGAGTCACCGtcccagaagaaaaagaagaaaaag AAGAAGACAGCAGAGCAGACTGTATGA
- the TCOF1 gene encoding treacle protein isoform X15, whose protein sequence is MAEARKRRELLPLIYHHLLRAGYVRAAREVKEQSGQKCFLAQPVTLLDIYTHWQQTSELGRKRKAEEDAALQAKKTRVSDPISTSESSEEEEEAEAETAKATPRLASTNSSVLGADLPSSMKEKAKAGTEKAGKTGNSMPHPATGKTVANLLSGKSPRKSAEPSANTTLVSETEEEGSVPAFGAAAKPGMVSAGQADSSSEDTSSSSDETDVEVKASEKILQVRAASAPAKGTPGKGATPAPPGKAGKPEEDSESSSEESSDSEEETPAAKALLQAKASGKTSQVGAASAPAKESPRKGAAPAPPGKTGPAVAKAQAGKREEDSQSSSEESDSEEAPPAQVRQRGGVESSHMPKPQHLHGCGHLCHIQLLSPHVHPPGSLPSSCFSLQAKPSGKAPQVRAASAPAKESPRKGAAPAPPRKTGPAAAQAQAGKQEEDSGSSSEESDSDREAPAAMNATQVKPLGKSPQVKPASTTGMGPLGKGAGPVPPGKVGPTTPSAQVGKWEEDSESSSEESSDSSDGEVPTAVAPAQEKSLGKILQAKPASSSAKGPPQKAGPVAIQVKAEKPMEDSESSEESSDSADGEEAPAAMTAPQAKPALKIPQTKACPKKTNTTASAKVAPVRVGTQAPRKAGAATSPAGSCPAVAGGTQRPAEDSSSSEESDSEEEKTGLAVTVGQAKSVGKGLQVKVASVPVKGSLGQGTAPVLPGKTGPAVTQVKAEMQEDSESSEEESDSEEATASPAQVKTSVKKTQAKANPAAARASSAKGTISAPGKVVTAAVQAKQRSPSKVKPPVRNPQNSTVLARGPASVPPVGKAVAAAAQAQTRPEEDSGSSEEESDSEEEAETPAQAKPSRKTPQIRAALAPAKESPRKGAAPTPPGKTGPSAAQAGKQDDSGSSSEESDSDGEAPAAVTSAQVLSPQKDSNSKPSRSKILAPAPPERNMEGSSESSGEELPLTQVIKPPLIFVDPNRSPAGPAATPAQAQAASTPRKARASESTARSSSSESEDENVIPATQCLTPGIRTNVVTMPTAHPRIAPKASMAGASSSKESSQISDGKKQEGPATQVSKKNPASLPLTQAALKVLAQKASEAQPPVASTQPSSGVDSAVGTLPATSPQSTSVQAKGTNKLRKPKLPEVQQATKAPGSSDDSEDSSDSSSGSEEDAEGPQGAKSAHTLVGPTPSRTETLVEETAAESSEDDVVAPSQSLLSGYMTPGITPANSQASKATPKLDSSPSVSSTLAAKDDPDGKQEAKPQQAAGMLSPKTGGKEAASGTTPQKSRKPKKGAGNPQASTLALQSNIAQCLLGQPWPLNEAQVQASVVKVLTELLEQERKKVVDTTKESSRKGWESRKRKLSGDHPAARTPRSKKKKKLGAGEGGEVSVSPEKTSTTSKGKAKRDKASGDVKEKKGKGSLGSQGAKDEPEEELQKGMGKVEGGDQSNPKGKKEKKKSDKRKKDKEKKEKKKKAKKASTKDSESPSQKKKKKKKKTAEQTV, encoded by the exons AAGTGTTTCCTGGCTCAGCCCGTAACCCTTCTGGACATCTATACACACTGGCAACA AACCTCAGAGCTTGGTCGGAAGCGGAAGGCAGAGGAAGATGCGGCACTGCAAGCTAAGAAGACCCGTGTGTCAGACCCCATCAGCACCTCGGAGAGCtcggaagaggaggaggaagcagaagCCGAAACCGCCAAAGCCA CCCCAAGACTAGCATCTACCAACTCCTCAGTCCTGGGGGCAGACTTGCCATCAAGCATGAAAGAAAAAGCCAAG GCAGGGACAGAGAAAGCCGGCAAGACTGGGAACTCCATGCCACACCCTGCCACTGGAAAGACGGTGGCCAACCTTCTTTCTGGGAAGTCTCCCAGGAAGTCAGCAGAGCCCTCAGCAAATACTACGTTGGTCTCAGAAACTGAGGAGGAGGGCAGTGTCCCGGCCTTTGGAGCTGCTGCCAAGCCTG GGATGGTGTCAGCGGGCCAGGCCGACAGCTCCAGCGAGGACACCTCCAGCTCCAGCGATGAGACAGACGTGGAG GTAAAGGCCTCTGAAAAAATTCTCCAGGTCAGAGCTGCCTCGGCCCCTGCCAAGGGGACCCCTGGGAAAGGGGCTACCCCAGCACCCCCTGGGAAGGCAGGGAAGCCAGAGGAGGACTCAGAGAGCAGCAGCGAGGAGTCATCTGACAGTGAGGAGGAGACGCCAGCTGCCAAGGCCCTGCTTCAG GCGAAGGCTTCAGGAAAAACCTCTCAGGTCGGAGCTGCCTCCGCCCCTGCCAAGGAGTCCCCCAGGAAAGGAGCTGCCCCAGCACCCCCTGGGAAGACAGGGCCTGCAGTTGCCAAGGCCCAGGCAGGGAAGCGGGAGGAGGACTCGCAGAGCAGCAGTGAGGAATCGGACAGTGAGGAGGCGCCGCCTGCTCAGGTGAGGCAAAGGGGAGGGGTGGAGAGTAGCCACATGCCTAAACCCCAGCACCTGCATGGGTGTGGCCACCTTTGCCACATCCAGCTCCTGTCTCCACACGTCCACCCTCCGGGCTCTCTCCCCTCATCCTGTTTCTCACTCCAGGCGAAGCCTTCAGGGAAGGCCCCCCAGGTCAGAGCTGCCTCGGCCCCTGCCAAGGAGTCCCCCAGGAAAGGGGCTGCCCCAGCACCTCCTAGGAAAACAGGGCCTGCAGCCGCCCAGGCCCAGGCGGGGAAGCAGGAGGAGGACTCAGGAAGCAGCAGCGAGGAGTCAGACAGTGACAGAGAGGCACCGGCAGCCATGAATGCAACTCAG GTGAAGCCCTTGGGGAAAAGCCCCCAGGTGAAACCTGCCTCCACCACGGGCATGGGGCCCTTGGGGAAAGGCGCCGGCCCAGTGCCACCTGGGAAGGTGGGGCCTACAACCCCCTCGGCCCAGGTGGGGAAGTGGGAGGAGGACTCAGAGAGCAGCAGTGAGGAGTCATCAGACAGCAGTGATGGAGAGGTGCCCACAGCTGTGGCCCCGGCTCAG GAAAAGTCCTTGGGGAAAATCCTCCAGGCCAAACCTGCCTCCAGTTCTGCCAAGGGGCCCCCTCAGAAGGCAGGGCCTGTAGCCATCCAGGTCAAGGCTGAAAAGCCCATGGAAGACTCGGAGAGCAGCGAGGAGTCGTCGGACAGCGCGGATGGTGAGGAGGCACCAGCAGCCATGACTGCACCTCAG GCAAAACCAGCTCTGAAAATTCCTCAGACCAAGGCCTGCCCAAAGAAAACCAATACCACTGCATCTGCCAAGGTCGCCCCTGTGCGAGTGGGCACCCAAGCCCCCCGGAAAGCAGGAGCTGCGACTTCTCCAGCAGGCTCGTGCCCAGCTGTGGCTGGGGGCACCCAGAGACCAGCAGAGGATTCTTCAAGCAGTGAGGAATCAGATAGTGAGGAAGAGAAGACAGGTCTTGCAGTAACCGTGGGACAG GCGAAGTCTGTGGGGAAAGGCCTCCAAGTGAAAGTGGCCTCAGTGCCTGTCAAGGGGTCCTTGGGGCAAGGGACTGCTCCAGTACTCCCTGGGAAGACGGGGCCTGCAGTCACCCAGGTGAAAGCTGAGATGCAGGAAGACTCTGAGAGCAGTGAGGAGGAATCAGACAGTGAGGAGGCAACTGCATCTCCAGCACAG GTGAAAACCTCAGTAAAGAAAACCCAGGCCAAAGCCAACCCAGCTGCCGCCAGAGCATCTTCAGCAAAAGGGACAATTTCAGCCCCTGGAAAAGTTGTCACTGCAGCTGTTCAAGCCAAACAGAGATCTCCATCCAAG GTGAAGCCACCAGTGAGAAACCCCCAGAACAGTACCGTCTTGGCGAGGGGCCCAGCATCTGTGCCACCTGTGGGGAAGGCCGTGGCTGCAGCAGCTCAGGCCCAGACAAGGCCAGAGGAGGACTCAGGGAGCAGTGAGGAGGAGTCAGACAGTGAGGAGGAGGCAGAGACGCCGGCTCAG GCGAAGCCTTCACGGAAGACCCCCCAGATCAGAGCTGCCTTGGCTCCTGCCAAGGAGTCCCCCAGGAAAGGGGCTGCCCCAACACCTCCTGGGAAGACAGGGCCTTCGGCTGCCCAGGCAGGGAAGCAGGATGACTCAGGAAGCAGCAGCGAGGAGTCAGACAGTGACGGGGAGGCACCAGCAGCTGTAACCTCTGCCCAG GTCTTGTCCCCTCAGAAGGACAGTAACTCCAAACCTTCCAGAAGCAAGATCCTGGCCCCAGCACCTCCAGAGAGGAACATGGAGGGGTCCTCGGAGAGCAGTGGGGAAGAGCTGCCACTGACCCAG gtgATTAAACCCCCTCTGATTTTTGTCGACCCTAATCGTAGTCCAGCTGGCCCAGCTGCTACACCCGCACAAGCCCAGGCTGCGAGCACCCCGAGGAAGGCCCGAGCCTCGGAGAGCACAGCCAGGAGCTCCTCCTCCGAGAGCGAGGATGAGAATGTGATCCCCGCTACACAGTGCTTGACTCCTG GCATCAGAACCAATGTGGTGACCATGCCCACTGCCCACCCAAGAATAGCCCCCAAAGCCAGCATGGCTGGGGCCAGCAGCAGCAAGGAGTCCAGTCAGATATCAGATGGCAAGAAACAGGAGGGACCAGCAACTCAG GTGTCAAAGAAGAACCCAGCTTCCCTCCCACTGACCCAGGCTGCCCTGAAGGTCCTCGCCCAGAAAGCCAGTGAGGCTCAGCCTCCTGTTGCCAGCACCCAGCCTTCAAGTGGG GTTGACAGTGCTGTGGGAACACTCCCTGCAACAAGTCCCCAGAGCACCTCTGTCCAGGCCAAAGGGACCAACAAGCTCAGAAAAcctaagcttcctgaggtccaGCAGGCCACCAAAGCCCCTGGGAGCTCAGATGACAGTGAGGACAGCAGCGACAGCTCTTCAGGGAGTGAGGAAGATGCTGAAGGGCCCCAGGGGGCCAAGTCGGCCCACACGCTGG TAGGTCCCACCCCCTCCAGGACAGAGACCCTGGTGGAGGAGACCGCAGCAGAGTCCAGCGAGGATGATGTGGTGGCGCCATCCCAG TCTCTCCTCTCAGGTTATATGACCCCTGGAATAACCCCAGCCAATTCCCAGGCCTCAAAAGCCACTCCCAAGCTAGACTCCAGCCCCTCAGTTTCCTCTACTCTGGCCGCCAAAGATGACCCAGATGGCAAGCAGGAGGCAAAGCCCCAACAGGCAGCAGGCATGTTGTCCCCTAAAACAG GTGGAAAAGAGGCTGCTTCAGGCACCACACCTCAGAAGTCCCGGAAGCCCAAGAAAGGGGCTGGGAACCCCCAAGCCTCAACCCTGGCACTGCAAAGCAACATCGCCCAGTGCCTCCTGGGCCAACCCTGGCCCCTGAATGAGGCCCAGGTGCAGGCCTCAGTGGTGAAGGTCCTGACTGAGCTGCtggaacaggaaagaaagaaggtggTGGACACCACCAAGGAGAGCAGCAGGAAGGGCTGGGAGAGCCGCAAGCGGAAGCTATCGGGAGACCACCCGGCTGCCAGGACCCCCAGgagcaagaagaagaagaagctggGGGCCGGGGAAGGTGGGGAGGTCTCTGTTTCCCCAGAAAAGACCTCCACGACTTCCAAGGGAAAAGCAAAGAGAGACAAAGCGAGTGGTGATgtcaaagagaagaaagggaaggggtcTCTTGGCTCCCAAGGGGCCAAGGATGAGCCAGAAGAGGAGCTTCAGAAGGGGATGGGGAAGGTTGAAGGTGGAGATCAAAGCAACCCAAAGggcaagaaggagaagaagaaatccGACAAGA gaaaaaaagacaaagaaaaaaaagaaaagaagaagaaagcaaaaaaggCCTCAACCAAAGATTCTGAGTCACCGtcccagaagaaaaagaagaaaaag AAGAAGACAGCAGAGCAGACTGTATGA